A stretch of the Acyrthosiphon pisum isolate AL4f chromosome A2, pea_aphid_22Mar2018_4r6ur, whole genome shotgun sequence genome encodes the following:
- the LOC103309269 gene encoding MATH and LRR domain-containing protein PFE0570w-like has product MNQQFSVLGLFFSILILAENLTTVLNNVLQSKPTNTENNHSTIEMKTTFLNKKFIKLDRTKNLNVLNSILLNNIEPVSFFVNSSQINRFPRQVANKNNNEDEYKRHIKVILDLKPDNYEDMYDYFDSGKYNDNREKKIKGLIDELNLHREIEENSRPITRNLNESQERKRCTKTITQNLDSKNHQQSQKLLSTNIEDRIKPTLKCRDCELLKSNINLGEPKNNYNSNQQLEQMVDNDHFIKVLNQLIDKINKPKNVKSTLIKELPIQKSIEPTMLENRFGENSHTNSSSSDEMIVKFEKIKGNRIINKLESSPENTFVNGNWVRNKIIENKVNDCKPIENDRRSGLNDKNESISKNGIQQLNLKDSKNQVIETDDNVSNKLKDLSVVTAKENTYISTSPLPEENEHLLFSRQTIEPFVVSSTSTDKTDSSMIDENYKLKFTTKAYTDQFNKEDNISSYNENNKNQDKQFEPSINNFPTMAEIFESTEELKSDLNETSKLQNPDGIAESNDNNPNSNYSTGDTIVEENQNNSLDDNMNCNCNKKIIKNILRSTVVTNITEIKTDMDTSPSNLKMNSHKRSNQLLKKNGEINISKNKNNEDNLIKNKKDLNSDFLGEKQATFESTSKNNLKESNSNLFQGSVLNIDGNHSRGTKDSKTNKNEESDSNNSSFSSIIPELKLKSQIKRNNDENINKVNEINNKRLSLIHKNLPQINTRQFVAKLKRLPQNDDTSVRNDNRENNNMDKITENNNMDKITESNNIFTKSSAQKLNKIISRTPLKTIPEISSKKIENITKKSPGHLVEKKKLNIPINSKLYTTSNSGDYDNTNYMTRTKKIFASPRILSQVPIKNINKHSPQTTLRNLEKLIENDDDSAIQNIPRKFITGSDKYTSFNPNTHIVQNLKENNIYKKNISRKDSINTNNLDPVKLQRPLSLLKSIESTKIQMTPKNKIVNNYSTKIPTYSKNNNIMIHKNVTKTKISKPAIFTQSPKKISSSDTTKQMKNNENMSILKLNIAKTKPSLVPLFPEKIAKTKYNLFDKPLTSSLKNKNILNDQSPMERIFNKKTDTIHNLKSKYDAESNDLLKSYPPEKSQVEDLYDHEHAPYTKEYLEPILFRESSEKANISNKNNQFVIQSPISRQSSNRNRKDNKLDVQLSQPVPVNRPEQDENHDDTKKNNKVEVNVKKQKNQPYLNTLNDVPINSDTLNNDKYDVWNPNDESTNQNKFGVLSQVKIADGVFKIPLVSQTSVDNNGSEYVSEIFIPIEKPDGRHSAISLTKLLTGDFKLLNEPGVENLSIIQPKPEIDSSDSTLGSTRTSTDCESSDITDYSVNPNPTKILETIKDDKKLSAPIHIIQIINNGQCPYKHNGTDTVKKSVRDDDERKFRKFRNEGRRLSSVRSQNTPNNNKQIDRKIGDAYNHFDSGILDRFLQVYSPHLV; this is encoded by the exons ATGAATCAGCAATTTTCAGTCCTAGGATTATTTTTCTCTATTTTGATTTTGGCTGAAAATTTAACGacagtattaaataatgtattgcaAAGTAAACCGACGAATACCGAAAATAATCATTCAACAATTGAGATGAAAACAACGTTTTTGAACAA aaaattcaTCAAACTTGACAGAACAAAGAATTTGAATGTACTTAATTCCATACTGTTGAACAATATTGAACCGGTTTCGTTTTTTGTAAATTCTTCTCAAATCAATCGTTTTCCGAGACAAgtagcaaataaaaataataatgaagatgAATATAAGCgacatattaaagtaatattagatttaaaaccCGACAATTATGAAGATATGTATGATTATTTTGATAGTGGAAAATATAATGACAATCGAGAGAAAAAAATCAAAGGTCTAATAGATGAATTAAATTTGCACAGGGAAATAGAAGAAAATTCTAGACCAATAACAAGAAATTTAAACGAATCACAAGAAAGAAAAAGATGTACTAAGACAATTACACAAAATTTAGATTCTAAAAATCATCAAcaatctcaaaaactactttcAACAAATATTGAGGATAGAATAAAACCAACGCTTAAATGTAGGGATTGTGaacttttaaaatcaaatataaatcttggggaacctaaaaataattataatagtaatcaaCAATTAGAGCAAATGGTTGACAATGATCActttattaaagttttaaatcaattaattgacaaaataaataaaccaaaaaatgttaaatctaCTTTAATTAAAGaactacctatacaaaaaagTATTGAACCAACTATGTTGGAAAATAGATTTGGTGAGAACTCACATACAAATAGTTCTTCTTCTGACGAAATGatagttaaatttgaaaaaataaaaggaaatcgtataataaataaacttgaaTCTAGTCCTGAAAATACTTTTGTAAATGGAAATTgggtaagaaataaaataatagaaaataaagttAATGATTGTAAACCAATAGAAAATGATCGCAGGAGTGggttaaatgataaaaatgaatcaaTTTCGAAAAATGGCATACAACAATTGAATTTAAAAGATTCTAAGAATCAAGTTATTGAAACTGATGACAATGTTTCAAATAAGTTAAAAGATTTATCAGTAGTTACTGCGAAagaaaatacatacatttcGACATCTCCACTTCCGGAAGAAAACGAACACCTTTTATTCTCTAGACAGACCATTGAACCTTTTGTTGTATCATCTACATCAACAGATAAAACAGATTCTAGTATGATTGacgaaaattataaactaaaatttacaaCCAAAGCTTATACAGATCAATTTAATAAGGAAGATAATATTTCGAGTTACaatgagaataataaaaatcaagacAAACAATTTGAAccgtctataaataattttccaacAATGGCGGAAATATTTGAATCAACTGAAGAACTAAAATCAGATTTAAATGAGACATCGAAACTACAAAACCCAGATGGAATCGCAGAGTCTAATGATAATAACCCAAACTCAAATTATTCGACCGGTGACACAATTGTAGAGGAAAACCAAAATAATTCTTTGGATGATAATAtgaattgtaattgtaataaaaaaatcatcaagaaTATTTTAAGATCAACAGTAGTGACAAATATCACAGAAATAAAAACTGATATGGACACATCaccaagtaatttaaaaatgaatagtcATAAACGGTCAAatcaattacttaaaaaaaatggtgaaataaatatatctaaaaataaaaataatgaagacaatttaataaaaaataaaaaggattTGAACTCCGATTTCTTAGGGGAAAAACAAGCAACATTCGAAAGTACaagtaaaaataatcttaaagaATCAAATTCAAACTTGTTTCAAGGATCAGTGTTAAATATTGATGGAAATCATTCACGAGGTACGAAAgatagtaaaacaaataaaaatgaagaaaGTGATTCAAACAATTCTTCATTTAGCTCCATAATTCCCGAATTAAAACTGAAGAgtcaaataaaaagaaataacgaTGAAAATATCAACAAGgtgaatgaaattaataataaaagattgTCTTTAATTCATAAGAACTTACCACAGATAAATACGAGGCAATTTGTTGCGAAATTAAAACGTTTACCACAGAACGATGATACCTCCGTAAGAAATGATAACagggaaaacaataatatggataaaataacagaaaacaataatatggataaaattacagaaagtaataacatttttactaagaGTTCTGCTCAAAAGCTAAATAAGATTATTAGCCGAACTCCACTTAAAACTATACCAGAAATATCAagcaaaaaaatagaaaatattacaaaaaagagTCCGGGACatcttgttgaaaaaaaaaaacttaatattccaattaactcaaaattatatacaacaagTAATTCTGGAGATTATGATAATACCAATTATATGAcaagaactaaaaaaatatttgcttctCCCAGGATTTTGTCACAGgttccaataaaaaatattaacaagcATTCACCTCAAACTACATTAAGAAATCTAGAAAAACTTATAGAAAATGATGACGACAGTGCTATACAAAATATTCCAAGAAAATTTATTACAGGATCAGATAAATATACTTCATTTAATCCGAATACCCACATTGTTCAAAAtcttaaagaaaataatatttataaaaaaaacatttctcgAAAAGATagtataaacacaaataatttagatcCTGTTAAATTACAAAGACCATTGAGCTTGTTAAAATCTATTGAAAGCACTAAAATTCAAATGAcacccaaaaataaaattgtaaataattattcaacaaaaattcctacatacagtaaaaataataacattatgatacataaaaatgttacaaaGACAAAAATATCTAAACCGGCTATATTCACCCAAAGTCCAAAAAAGATTAGTTCTTCAGATACAACAAAACAGatgaaaaataacgaaaatatgtcaatattaaaattaaatattgcaaAAACAAAACCAAGTTTAGTACCATTGTTTCCAGAAAAAATAGCTAAAACCAAATACAACCTTTTTGACAAACCACTTActtcaagtttgaaaaataaaaatattcttaacgACCAATCTCCGATGGAacgaattttcaataaaaaaacagatacaatacataatttaaaatccaagTATGACGCTGAATCGAATGATTTGTTGAAGTCCTATCCGCCAGAAAAATCTCAAGTAGAAGATTTATATGATCACGAACATGCGCCTTACACTAAAGAATATCTAGAGCCAATTTTATTTCGTGAATCCTCGGAAAAAGctaacatttcaaataaaaataatcagttCGTTATTCAGTCCCCAATCAGCAGACAATCTTCAAATAGAAACCGAAAGGACAATAAATTAGACGTACAACTGTCGCAACCGGTGCCGGTCAACCGTCCAGAACAAGACGAAAACCACGATGATaccaaaaaaaacaataaagtcGAAGTTAatgtcaaaaaacaaaaaaatcagccatatttgaatacattaaaCGATGTTCCGATTAATAGCGATACACTGAACAATGATAAATATGATGTATGGAATCCCAATGATGAATCtacaaaccaaaataaattcgGAGTACTTTCGCAAGTGAAAATAGCCGATGGCGTATTTAAGATACCTTTGGTGAGCCAAACAAGTGTTGATAATAATGGTTCCGAGTATGTGTCCGAAATTTTTATACCAATTGAAAAACCCGATGGTCGGCACTCAGCTATATCCCTTACAAAGTTATTAACtggtgattttaaattattaaatgaaccGGGAGTGGAAAATCTTTCAATCATACAGCCTAAACCTGAAATAGATTCAAGTGATTCGACATTAGGTTCAACGCGTACTTCAACAGACTGCGAGAGTTCAGATATTACTGATTATTCGGTCAATCCAAATCCGACGAAGATTCTAGAAACGATTAAAGATGACAAAAAACTATCGGCACccatacatataatacaaataatcaacAACGGTCAGTGTCCGTACAAGCATAACGGTACTGATACTGTAAAAAAATCCGTACGCGACGACGATGAACGTAAATTTCGTAAATTCCGAAATGAAGGTAGAAGATTATCATCCGTAAGATCTCAAAATacgcctaataataataaacagataGATCGAAAAATCGGAGACGCGTACAATCATTTTGATTCAGGAATTCTAGATAGGTTTCTACAAGTTTACTCTCCACACTTGGTTTGA
- the LOC115034294 gene encoding uncharacterized protein LOC115034294, whose product MFKLYFNKFLSSLKLVYFLALAMTCIMNLKNASATVCSLSECKNPVKTEVLAMFSRSIAIACLLCRITIMYKSKSDFPNYVKKVEDYELYFPVNISQKRQIRFITIAIISSYIVIILPINIMRIYLIYTNFGKINTMIFYTMMYVHNWSICSTEIHFIVRCVGLYQKFQSINEEMATLRLKTIARNKFPVVLRQSERHGHDNTLLIGLETLGGGSPLSVSSNGHQPSDHVELLRMKHQFVRGTVVELNDLYGIQLGLSICLLFIMTLFDIYGEVSVESNVTKTHVLFYGWLLQYSFRFCVIVLTSHVTTTQAHRPKMMITDINNRYADNSTKKELELFLCQLCSRPVEFTICDLFTLNIHLITSAFVAGTTYLILLLQFH is encoded by the exons atgtttaagttatatttcaataaattcttATCCAGTCTAAAACTAGTATACTTTTTGGCTTTAGCAATGACttgtataatgaatttaaaaaatgcatctGCCACCGTTTGTTCGTTGTCGGAATGTAAAAATCCAGTAAAGACAGAGGTATTAGCTATGTTCTCTCGATCTATTGCCATCGCCTGCCTCTTATGCAGAATCACGATTATGTACAAAAGTAAGAGCGATTTTCCGAATTATGTGAAAAAAGTCGAAGACTATGAATTATACTTTCCGGTAAATATCTCCCAAAAAAGACAAATTCGATTCATCACTATAGCTATAATATCTTCATACATCGTCATCATATTGCCCATAAACATAAtgagaatttatttaatttacactaaCTTTGGTAAGATAAACACGatgattttttatacaatgatgtaCGTACACAATTGGAGCATTTGCTCCacagaaatacattttatcgtACGTTGTGTCGGTCTGTACCAAAAATTCCAATCTATCAACGAAGAAATGGCTACGTTGAGGTTAAAAACCATAGCCCGAAACAAATTCCCGGTCGTGCTACGACAAAGTGAAAGACACGGTCACGATAACACATTACTTATCGGTTTGGAAACCCTCGGCGGCGGTTCGCCACTTTCGGTATCCTCCAACGGACATCAACCATCCGACCACGTTGAGCTACTCAGGATGAAGCATCAATTTGTCCGAGGCACCGTCGTAGAACTCAACGATTTGTACGGTATACAGTTAGGACTGTCGATATGTCTATTGTTTATAATGACATTATTCGACATTTACGGCGAAGTGTCCGTCGAGTCCAACGTAACCAAAACTCACGTTCTATTCTACGGATGGCTGCTACAATACTCGTTCAGATTTTGTGTGATTGTACTAACGTCACACGTTACCACAACACAG gcGCACCGACCAAAAATGATGATAACTGATATAAATAACCGTTACGCAGATAACAGTACAAAAAAAGAG tTAGAACTATTCTTGTGTCAATTGTGTAGTCGTCCAGTAGAATTCACTATCTGTGATTTGTTCACACTGAACATTCACCTCATCACTTCT gCTTTTGTTGCTGGTACAACTTATCTAATTTTACTATTACAATTCCACTGA